The following coding sequences lie in one Oncorhynchus kisutch isolate 150728-3 linkage group LG27, Okis_V2, whole genome shotgun sequence genomic window:
- the LOC109872335 gene encoding zinc finger protein 112 isoform X1, with protein MLSSVSLRAQIASIIEVLSKAAVAEISKVVDDGIVVLRVEMCQRENEINVLKNNVQQLDSELRRARTRGIQARRRIHHGRSVAAENLGRGGPGKSGTTCVGRTSLEKLQSGEGGNERDEEDIRRADETRVKTEPGVELEQAKQSTGRKDKGRLDAELSMYDRDSQQWMSSSQADNDMEMSHSEYLNSSGQNSQCLPDHSSVPPGNSGKAEASCSSVSFPGKPYFDVREDMISQLRQPQHYRQSDILKRTSDGTVQSNPDPRSVLGFGSNYNTARRARTKRFCQVKKHFICTLCGKSFERYGHLERHLRIHTGEKPYSCDLCGRCFNQKSSLKGHLKTHRVSIDGEANNEEMPPLDRSQSEEEQCNKNNEVVQTPEIPVKSEPEEQKDASQTLNHKGEEQTAGNAEELAANLSLCERGSQSWMSGSQADHDIETSNSEYFSSSGHKSQCLPDHSALNHVPGRVEASCSSASFPGKPYVDVREDMILQLRQQNYGHSDTLLIASDGTVQSDSQGMEGVTLNHSPIFSSFPRKVRTIQGVTKDKKCFICSFCGKVFERVGHLERHQRIHTGEKPYRCEICGRCFNQKSSLKGHLKTHRADGVEMLTEQPQLDKKPDVHPRPSENPEEQRAQASLADEQPSSGDSEDEEGGRGQGLVVKAEREKEFKAQTINLSGHQHQQSTERPGYQDDPEYVMDERESQLCRSFTAERHNDNESGSVHPGCSFDGIKQQKSHPDSPSVQYNHRLFDGMHHHHGFYSSASREVELEHLSFQDEKNKLEMIEQEQYAGMALHARNREDGNGTILPRFQDRVPLPVVKETAMREYITEPNSKEGILFALGIDGFDSTEGSSATTDNTRNRCFICSICGKSFDRHSHFERHQRTHTGEKPYCCEICGKSFTQKSSLKAHQRLHTG; from the exons ATGTTGAGCAGTGTTTCTCTACGGGCGCAGATCGCTTCCATCATAGAGGTACTTTCTAAAGCTGCGGTTGCAGAAATTAGCAAAGTAGTCGACGATGGTATAGTTGTGTTACGTGTGGAAATGTGTCAACGGGAAAATGAAATCAACGTCCTGAAAAATAATGTACAACAACTTGACAGCGAGCTTCGAAGAGCTCGAACTCGTGGGATTCAGGCTCGAAGACGCATTCATCATGGTCGATCAGTCGCTGCTGAGAATCTTGGGAGAGGAG GGCCAGGTAAAAGCGGTACTACTTGTGTAGGGAGGACCTCGCTTGAGAAACTGCAGTCTGGGGAAGGTGGTAATGAAAGGGATGAAGAAGACATTCGACGTGCAGATGAGACTCGGGTGAAGACTGAGCCAGGAGTGGAGCTGGAACAAGCAAAGCAAAGTACAGGGAGAAAGGACAAAGGTCGTCTGGATGCTGAACTGTCAATGTATGACAGAGACAGCCAGCAGTGGATGTCCAGTTCACAAGCAGACAATGATATGGAGATGAGCCATTCAGAATATTTGAATAGTTCAGGGCAAAACTCCCAGTGTCTCCCTGATCACTCTTCTGTACCTCCTGGAAATTCCGGAAAGGCGGAAGCGTCATGCAGCAGTGTTTCGTTTCCAGGTAAACCATATTTTGATGTAAGAGAGGATATGATTTCACAGCTCAGACAGCCACAACATTATCGGCAGTCAGACATACTCAAGAGAACAAGTGACGGCACAGTACAGTCAAACCCAGACCCTAGAAGTGTATTGGGCTTTGGCTCAAATTATAATACTGCAAGGAGAGCGAGGACCAAGAGATTTTGCCAGGTTAAGAAACACTTCATTTGCACactgtgtggaaagagttttgaaCGTTACGGCCATCTTGAAAGACATCTGCGAATTCATACGGGTGAGAAACCATACAGCTGTGACCTATGTGGAAGATGTTTCAACCAGAAGAGTAGCCTCAAAGGGCATCTGAAGACTCACAGAG TGTCGATAGACGGAGAAGCTAACAACGAGGAGATGCCTCCCCTGGATAGAAGTCAGTCTGAGGAAGAGCAATGCAACAAAAATAATGAAGTGGTCCAAACTCCTGAGATACCTGTGAAGTCGGAGCCAGAGGAGCAGAAGGATGCATCCCAGACACTGAATCATAAAGGAGAAGAACAGACTGCAGGAAACGCAGAAGAACTGGCTGCTAACTTGTCgttgtgtgagagagggagccaGTCGTGGATGTCCGGTTCACAAGCAGACCATGATATTGAGACAAGCAATTCAGAATATTTCAGCAGTTCTGGTCACAAGTCACAGTGTCTCCCTGACCACTCAGCTTTAAATCATGTCCCAGGaagggtggaagcatcatgcagCAGTGCTTCATTTCCAGGAAAACCATATGTTGATGTCAGAGAAGATATGATTTTGCAGCTCAGACAGCAAAATTATGGACATTCAGACACACTCTTGATAGCAAGTGACGGCACAGTACAGTCAGACTCACAGGGCATGGAAGGGGTTACACTGAACCATAGCCCTATCTTCTCTAGTTTTCCAAGGAAAGTGAGGACCATCCAAGGAGTCACCAAGGACAAGAAGTGCTTCATCTGTTCATTCTGTGGGAAGGTCTTTGAGCGGGTTGGTCATCTGGAAAGGCACCAGCGAATTCATACGGGTGAGAAACCGTACAGATGTGAAATATGCGGAAGGTGTTTCAACCAGAAGAGCAGCCTCAAAGGACATCTGAAGACTCACAGAG CAGATGGTGTTGAAATGCTAACGGAACAACCTCAACTTGATAAGAAGCCTGATGTCCATCCTAGACCCTCAGAGaacccagaggaacagagggcTCAGGCCTCACTTGCTGATGAACAGCCTAGCTCTggggacagtgaagatgaggaggggggaagggggcAGGGGTTAGTAGTGAAAGCGGAGCGAGAGAAGGAGTTTAAAGCCCAGACAATCAATCTGTCTGGACATCAACACCAACAAAGCACAGAGCGACCAGGTTATCAGGATGACCCAGAGTATGtcatggatgagagggagagtcAGCTGTGTAGATCTTTTACAGCAGAGCGGCACAATGATAACGAGTCTGGATCTGTACATCCAGGTTGCTCCTTCGATGGTATAAAGCAGCAGAAGTCCCACCCAGATTCGCCCAGTGTCCAATACAATCACCGTCTCTTTGATGGAATGCACCACCACCACGGGTTCTATTCGTCAGCTTCTAGAGAGGTGGAACTTGAACACTTGTCTTTTCAGGATGAGAAAAACAAGTTGGAAATGATTGAGCAAGAGCAGTATGCAGGAATGGCTCTACATGCAAGGAACCGAGAGGATGGCAATGGGACAATACTACCCAGGTTTCAGGACCGGGTACCACTACCTGTGGTGAAGGAAACGGCAATGAGAGAGTACATCACAGAACCAAACAGTAAAGAAGGCATTTTATTTGCCCTTGGTATAGACGGTTTTGACAGCACAGAGGGCAGCAGTGCCACCACAGACAACACAAGAAATAGATGTTTCATATGCTCCatttgtggaaagagttttgatCGCCATAGTCATTTTGAAAGACACCAGCGCACTCATACTGGTGAGAAACCCTACTGCTGTGAGATATGTGGTAAGAGTTTCACTCAGAAGAGCAGCCTGAAAGCTCATCAGAGACTTCATACAGGGTAG
- the LOC109872335 gene encoding zinc finger protein 112 isoform X2, whose protein sequence is MLSSVSLRAQIASIIEVLSKAAVAEISKVVDDGIVVLRVEMCQRENEINVLKNNVQQLDSELRRARTRGIQARRRIHHGRSVAAENLGRGGPGKSGTTCVGRTSLEKLQSGEGGNERDEEDIRRADETRVKTEPGVELEQAKQSTGRKDKGRLDAELSMYDRDSQQWMSSSQADNDMEMSHSEYLNSSGQNSQCLPDHSSVPPGNSGKAEASCSSVSFPGKPYFDVREDMISQLRQPQHYRQSDILKRTSDGTVQSNPDPRSVLGFGSNYNTARRARTKRFCQVKKHFICTLCGKSFERYGHLERHLRIHTGEKPYSCDLCGRCFNQKSSLKGHLKTHRVSIDGEANNEEMPPLDRSQSEEEQCNKNNEVVQTPEIPVKSEPEEQKDASQTLNHKGEEQTAGNAEELAANLSLCERGSQSWMSGSQADHDIETSNSEYFSSSGHKSQCLPDHSALNHVPGRVEASCSSASFPGKPYVDVREDMILQLRQQNYGHSDTLLIASDGTVQSDSQGMEGVTLNHSPIFSSFPRKVRTIQGVTKDKKCFICSFCGKVFERVGHLERHQRIHTGEKPYRCEICGRCFNQKSSLKGHLKTHRDGVEMLTEQPQLDKKPDVHPRPSENPEEQRAQASLADEQPSSGDSEDEEGGRGQGLVVKAEREKEFKAQTINLSGHQHQQSTERPGYQDDPEYVMDERESQLCRSFTAERHNDNESGSVHPGCSFDGIKQQKSHPDSPSVQYNHRLFDGMHHHHGFYSSASREVELEHLSFQDEKNKLEMIEQEQYAGMALHARNREDGNGTILPRFQDRVPLPVVKETAMREYITEPNSKEGILFALGIDGFDSTEGSSATTDNTRNRCFICSICGKSFDRHSHFERHQRTHTGEKPYCCEICGKSFTQKSSLKAHQRLHTG, encoded by the exons ATGTTGAGCAGTGTTTCTCTACGGGCGCAGATCGCTTCCATCATAGAGGTACTTTCTAAAGCTGCGGTTGCAGAAATTAGCAAAGTAGTCGACGATGGTATAGTTGTGTTACGTGTGGAAATGTGTCAACGGGAAAATGAAATCAACGTCCTGAAAAATAATGTACAACAACTTGACAGCGAGCTTCGAAGAGCTCGAACTCGTGGGATTCAGGCTCGAAGACGCATTCATCATGGTCGATCAGTCGCTGCTGAGAATCTTGGGAGAGGAG GGCCAGGTAAAAGCGGTACTACTTGTGTAGGGAGGACCTCGCTTGAGAAACTGCAGTCTGGGGAAGGTGGTAATGAAAGGGATGAAGAAGACATTCGACGTGCAGATGAGACTCGGGTGAAGACTGAGCCAGGAGTGGAGCTGGAACAAGCAAAGCAAAGTACAGGGAGAAAGGACAAAGGTCGTCTGGATGCTGAACTGTCAATGTATGACAGAGACAGCCAGCAGTGGATGTCCAGTTCACAAGCAGACAATGATATGGAGATGAGCCATTCAGAATATTTGAATAGTTCAGGGCAAAACTCCCAGTGTCTCCCTGATCACTCTTCTGTACCTCCTGGAAATTCCGGAAAGGCGGAAGCGTCATGCAGCAGTGTTTCGTTTCCAGGTAAACCATATTTTGATGTAAGAGAGGATATGATTTCACAGCTCAGACAGCCACAACATTATCGGCAGTCAGACATACTCAAGAGAACAAGTGACGGCACAGTACAGTCAAACCCAGACCCTAGAAGTGTATTGGGCTTTGGCTCAAATTATAATACTGCAAGGAGAGCGAGGACCAAGAGATTTTGCCAGGTTAAGAAACACTTCATTTGCACactgtgtggaaagagttttgaaCGTTACGGCCATCTTGAAAGACATCTGCGAATTCATACGGGTGAGAAACCATACAGCTGTGACCTATGTGGAAGATGTTTCAACCAGAAGAGTAGCCTCAAAGGGCATCTGAAGACTCACAGAG TGTCGATAGACGGAGAAGCTAACAACGAGGAGATGCCTCCCCTGGATAGAAGTCAGTCTGAGGAAGAGCAATGCAACAAAAATAATGAAGTGGTCCAAACTCCTGAGATACCTGTGAAGTCGGAGCCAGAGGAGCAGAAGGATGCATCCCAGACACTGAATCATAAAGGAGAAGAACAGACTGCAGGAAACGCAGAAGAACTGGCTGCTAACTTGTCgttgtgtgagagagggagccaGTCGTGGATGTCCGGTTCACAAGCAGACCATGATATTGAGACAAGCAATTCAGAATATTTCAGCAGTTCTGGTCACAAGTCACAGTGTCTCCCTGACCACTCAGCTTTAAATCATGTCCCAGGaagggtggaagcatcatgcagCAGTGCTTCATTTCCAGGAAAACCATATGTTGATGTCAGAGAAGATATGATTTTGCAGCTCAGACAGCAAAATTATGGACATTCAGACACACTCTTGATAGCAAGTGACGGCACAGTACAGTCAGACTCACAGGGCATGGAAGGGGTTACACTGAACCATAGCCCTATCTTCTCTAGTTTTCCAAGGAAAGTGAGGACCATCCAAGGAGTCACCAAGGACAAGAAGTGCTTCATCTGTTCATTCTGTGGGAAGGTCTTTGAGCGGGTTGGTCATCTGGAAAGGCACCAGCGAATTCATACGGGTGAGAAACCGTACAGATGTGAAATATGCGGAAGGTGTTTCAACCAGAAGAGCAGCCTCAAAGGACATCTGAAGACTCACAGAG ATGGTGTTGAAATGCTAACGGAACAACCTCAACTTGATAAGAAGCCTGATGTCCATCCTAGACCCTCAGAGaacccagaggaacagagggcTCAGGCCTCACTTGCTGATGAACAGCCTAGCTCTggggacagtgaagatgaggaggggggaagggggcAGGGGTTAGTAGTGAAAGCGGAGCGAGAGAAGGAGTTTAAAGCCCAGACAATCAATCTGTCTGGACATCAACACCAACAAAGCACAGAGCGACCAGGTTATCAGGATGACCCAGAGTATGtcatggatgagagggagagtcAGCTGTGTAGATCTTTTACAGCAGAGCGGCACAATGATAACGAGTCTGGATCTGTACATCCAGGTTGCTCCTTCGATGGTATAAAGCAGCAGAAGTCCCACCCAGATTCGCCCAGTGTCCAATACAATCACCGTCTCTTTGATGGAATGCACCACCACCACGGGTTCTATTCGTCAGCTTCTAGAGAGGTGGAACTTGAACACTTGTCTTTTCAGGATGAGAAAAACAAGTTGGAAATGATTGAGCAAGAGCAGTATGCAGGAATGGCTCTACATGCAAGGAACCGAGAGGATGGCAATGGGACAATACTACCCAGGTTTCAGGACCGGGTACCACTACCTGTGGTGAAGGAAACGGCAATGAGAGAGTACATCACAGAACCAAACAGTAAAGAAGGCATTTTATTTGCCCTTGGTATAGACGGTTTTGACAGCACAGAGGGCAGCAGTGCCACCACAGACAACACAAGAAATAGATGTTTCATATGCTCCatttgtggaaagagttttgatCGCCATAGTCATTTTGAAAGACACCAGCGCACTCATACTGGTGAGAAACCCTACTGCTGTGAGATATGTGGTAAGAGTTTCACTCAGAAGAGCAGCCTGAAAGCTCATCAGAGACTTCATACAGGGTAG